A single genomic interval of Stenotrophomonas sp. ZAC14D1_NAIMI4_1 harbors:
- a CDS encoding LysR family transcriptional regulator has translation MDRFEAMRAFARVVETGSFTRAAQTLQISRTTVTQLVQQLEAHLRLRLLNRTTRRVSVTADGAAYYPRIARLLAELEEVEGGLGEAASQPRGRLRIDVPGPYARLRLVPALPDFHARYPDIQLDIGVSDREVDVIADNVDCVIRGGAPADPALVARPLASLSIGFHASPAYLQRFGVPTHPSALEGPDHHMVGFLSPRTGRARVFIAQRGDERIEVQGRHAVGFDDGNAYLAAGVAGLGVVALPSYMADPHVGSGELRPVLQDWQLPPMPMHVMFPPNRHMSQRLRVFIDWVVEVLG, from the coding sequence ATGGACCGTTTCGAGGCAATGCGCGCCTTCGCCCGCGTGGTGGAAACCGGCAGCTTCACCCGCGCCGCGCAGACCCTGCAGATCAGCCGCACCACGGTCACCCAGCTGGTGCAGCAGCTGGAAGCGCACCTGCGGCTGCGCCTGCTCAACCGCACCACGCGGCGGGTCAGCGTCACCGCCGATGGCGCGGCGTACTACCCGCGCATCGCGCGCCTGCTGGCCGAGCTGGAAGAGGTGGAGGGCGGCCTGGGCGAGGCGGCCAGCCAGCCGCGCGGGCGCCTGCGCATCGACGTGCCCGGCCCGTATGCGCGGCTGCGGCTGGTGCCTGCGCTGCCGGATTTCCATGCGCGCTATCCGGACATCCAGCTGGACATCGGCGTCAGCGACCGCGAGGTCGATGTCATCGCCGACAACGTGGACTGCGTGATCCGCGGTGGTGCGCCCGCCGATCCGGCGCTGGTGGCGCGGCCGCTGGCCAGCCTGTCGATCGGCTTCCACGCCAGCCCCGCTTATCTGCAGCGCTTCGGCGTGCCCACGCACCCGAGCGCACTGGAAGGGCCGGACCATCACATGGTCGGCTTCCTCAGCCCGCGCACCGGCCGTGCACGTGTGTTCATCGCCCAGCGCGGTGATGAGCGCATCGAGGTGCAGGGCCGGCATGCGGTGGGCTTCGACGATGGCAATGCCTACCTCGCCGCTGGCGTGGCGGGCCTGGGCGTGGTCGCGCTGCCCAGCTACATGGCCGACCCGCACGTAGGCAGCGGTGAACTGCGGCCGGTGCTGCAGGACTGGCAGCTGCCGCCGATGCCGATGCACGTGATGTTTCCGCCGAACCGGCACATGAGCCAGCGGCTGCGGGTGTTCATTGATTGGGTGGTGGAGGTGTTGGGGTGA
- a CDS encoding MFS transporter: MSGSGKTRWVLLGLLFFSTVINYLDRQALSILATTIQADLDMSDIEYARVVQVFLFAYAAAYVMAGRITDWLGARVALLLFVGWWSLANIATGFVRSAVELGAARFALGLGEPGNYTVGTKVVSEQFPPRQRGLALGLYTAGAMIGATLAPPLIGGIAIAYGWRAAFWITGLAGLVWMIGWWWAYPRGAGKQSTAVAASASDASPSDEAVAAPTPPSMKGVWGRLARDRTVWALVASRAVADPVWYFYLFWFPKYLGDARGMSLMAVASLAWIVYVAADIGSVGGGLISGGLVKRGMDPVQARLRTMIGAACLAPVGIFVALHPPIPVLLGLACLVTFAHLTYQINLTTMTVDLFPSRYIASVAGLVGCGSALGGMVSAQVVGHLVAGGNFDRAFVLMAVLHPIAVVLAWIALRQARRSPMTLVGQQAA; this comes from the coding sequence GTGAGCGGGTCGGGCAAGACGAGGTGGGTCCTGCTGGGACTGCTGTTCTTTTCCACCGTCATCAACTACCTGGACCGGCAGGCGCTGTCGATCCTGGCCACGACCATCCAGGCCGACCTGGACATGTCCGACATCGAGTACGCACGGGTGGTGCAGGTGTTCCTGTTCGCCTATGCCGCCGCCTACGTCATGGCCGGGCGCATCACCGACTGGCTGGGCGCGCGGGTGGCGCTGCTGCTGTTCGTGGGCTGGTGGTCGCTGGCCAACATCGCTACCGGCTTCGTACGCAGTGCGGTGGAACTGGGCGCGGCGCGATTCGCGCTGGGCCTGGGCGAGCCGGGCAACTACACGGTCGGCACCAAGGTGGTGTCTGAACAGTTCCCGCCGCGCCAGCGCGGCCTTGCCCTGGGCCTGTACACCGCCGGCGCGATGATCGGCGCCACCCTGGCACCGCCGCTGATCGGCGGCATCGCTATCGCCTACGGCTGGCGCGCGGCATTCTGGATCACCGGCCTGGCCGGGCTGGTGTGGATGATCGGTTGGTGGTGGGCCTACCCGCGCGGCGCCGGCAAGCAGTCGACCGCAGTGGCCGCCAGCGCTTCGGATGCGTCTCCATCCGACGAGGCCGTGGCCGCACCGACGCCGCCGAGCATGAAAGGGGTCTGGGGCCGGTTGGCGCGCGACCGCACGGTATGGGCGTTGGTCGCCTCGCGCGCCGTGGCCGACCCGGTCTGGTACTTCTACCTGTTCTGGTTCCCCAAATACCTGGGCGATGCGCGCGGCATGAGCCTGATGGCGGTCGCGTCGCTGGCTTGGATCGTCTACGTGGCCGCCGACATCGGCAGCGTCGGCGGTGGCCTGATTTCCGGCGGCCTGGTGAAGCGTGGCATGGACCCGGTGCAGGCCCGCCTGCGCACGATGATCGGCGCGGCGTGCCTGGCACCGGTCGGCATCTTCGTGGCCCTGCATCCGCCGATCCCCGTGCTGCTGGGGCTGGCCTGCCTGGTCACGTTTGCCCACCTCACCTATCAGATCAACCTGACCACGATGACGGTGGACCTGTTCCCGTCGCGCTACATCGCTTCGGTGGCGGGGCTGGTGGGCTGCGGCAGTGCGCTGGGCGGCATGGTGTCGGCGCAGGTGGTGGGGCACCTGGTGGCCGGTGGCAACTTCGACCGCGCGTTCGTGCTGATGGCGGTGCTGCACCCGATCGCGGTGGTGCTGGCCTGGATCGCACTGCGCCAGGCACGTCGCTCGCCGATGACCCTGGTAGGGCAGCAGGCGGCATAA
- the dnaQ gene encoding DNA polymerase III subunit epsilon — protein MSRIVALDTETTGISHRMGHRVIEIGAVELIDGQLTGRQFHTYLQPQRSVDWGAQRVHGISDAMLVGKPLFSSKAAELLEFLRGSEMVAHNATFDVGFLDNELRLAGMPGSLAQYCRITCSLKLARGRWPGQGNKLDDVLQRLRIPGNRGLHGALKDAHLLAQVIPHLR, from the coding sequence ATGAGCCGCATCGTCGCACTGGATACCGAAACCACCGGCATCTCCCATCGCATGGGCCACCGGGTCATCGAAATCGGCGCGGTGGAACTGATCGATGGCCAGCTCACCGGTCGCCAGTTCCACACCTACCTGCAGCCACAGCGTTCGGTGGATTGGGGCGCGCAGCGCGTGCATGGCATCAGCGATGCGATGCTGGTGGGCAAGCCGCTGTTTTCCAGCAAGGCCGCCGAGCTGCTGGAATTCCTGCGTGGCAGCGAGATGGTCGCGCACAACGCAACCTTCGATGTGGGCTTCCTCGACAACGAACTGCGCCTGGCCGGCATGCCCGGCAGCCTGGCGCAGTACTGCCGCATCACCTGCAGCCTGAAGCTGGCGCGTGGGCGCTGGCCCGGGCAGGGCAACAAGCTGGACGACGTGCTGCAGCGCCTGCGCATTCCCGGCAATCGCGGCCTGCACGGCGCGCTGAAGGATGCGCATCTGCTGGCGCAGGTGATTCCGCACCTGCGGTGA
- a CDS encoding glycosyltransferase, translating into MRLLALTYGTEGDTRPLVMLCHGLRQAGHEVLLLAEQGTLGSARELGVPHAALEGDIHDEVVALVARGNNLAAASRGLARMAGRHVPAWMAQADAVAAGCDAVLTGGLAALVGLSVAERHGLPAIGTGMIPLTPTRAFASPFLPPMPLPGVLRRASYGLVNQAVWRTFRRPINAARAGLGQPPRRTLWSGLPMLYGISPQLLPPPADWPADHVVCGQWRMPEQPWSPPADLQAFLDAGPAPVYLGFGSMTGFDRERVLPALLQALARRRVLLFPGWAGLPSSALPADVFVLGPTPHEALFPRCALAIHHGGSGTTHSACRAGIPSLVMPFAADQFFWARRLQTLGVAPAPLSPKRLDAASLAAAIAFAEDGTTRARAAALGAAMASEDGVGTAVAAIDGIQPYRPTDVAVER; encoded by the coding sequence ATGCGACTGCTGGCCCTGACCTATGGAACCGAAGGCGACACGCGCCCCCTGGTGATGCTGTGCCATGGGCTGCGCCAGGCCGGCCACGAGGTGCTGCTGCTGGCCGAGCAGGGCACGCTGGGCAGCGCGCGCGAACTGGGCGTGCCGCACGCGGCGCTGGAAGGCGACATCCACGACGAAGTGGTCGCGCTGGTAGCGCGCGGCAACAACCTGGCCGCCGCCTCGCGCGGCCTGGCGCGGATGGCCGGCCGCCACGTGCCGGCCTGGATGGCGCAGGCCGATGCGGTTGCCGCCGGCTGCGATGCCGTGCTGACCGGTGGGCTGGCCGCGCTGGTGGGCCTGAGCGTGGCCGAGCGGCACGGCCTGCCGGCCATCGGCACCGGGATGATCCCGCTCACCCCGACGCGCGCCTTCGCCTCCCCCTTCCTGCCACCGATGCCGCTGCCGGGCGTGCTGCGCCGGGCCAGCTACGGGCTGGTCAACCAGGCGGTATGGCGCACCTTCCGCAGGCCGATCAACGCCGCGCGCGCCGGCCTGGGGCAACCGCCCCGCCGCACGCTCTGGTCCGGGCTGCCGATGCTGTACGGCATCTCCCCGCAGCTGCTGCCGCCGCCTGCCGACTGGCCGGCCGACCATGTGGTGTGCGGGCAGTGGCGGATGCCGGAACAACCGTGGTCGCCGCCCGCCGACCTGCAGGCCTTCCTCGATGCCGGGCCCGCGCCGGTCTATCTCGGCTTCGGCAGCATGACCGGCTTCGACCGCGAACGCGTGCTGCCAGCCCTGCTGCAGGCGCTGGCGCGGCGCCGCGTGCTGCTGTTCCCGGGCTGGGCCGGACTGCCCTCAAGTGCATTGCCAGCGGACGTGTTCGTGCTCGGCCCGACGCCGCATGAAGCACTGTTCCCACGCTGCGCGCTGGCCATCCACCATGGCGGCAGCGGCACCACCCATTCGGCGTGCCGCGCCGGTATTCCTTCGCTGGTGATGCCGTTCGCGGCCGATCAGTTCTTCTGGGCGCGGCGCCTGCAGACGCTGGGTGTGGCGCCGGCGCCGCTGTCACCGAAACGGTTGGATGCGGCCTCGCTTGCGGCGGCGATTGCGTTCGCCGAGGACGGCACTACGCGTGCACGTGCGGCGGCACTGGGCGCGGCGATGGCCAGCGAGGATGGAGTGGGCACTGCAGTCGCCGCGATTGACGGAATTCAACCTTACCGCCCGACTGACGTTGCTGTAGAACGTTGA
- a CDS encoding RidA family protein — protein MTHRDVVFPAGRQALYERNRYSPAIRSNGFLFVSGQVGSREDGSPEPDFETQVRRAFENLNAVLAAAGCTFDDVIDVTVFMVDPETNFEKAWAIVPEYWGEAPHPTLTGIGVTWLYGFKFEIKVIAKLP, from the coding sequence ATGACGCACCGTGATGTCGTTTTTCCCGCCGGCCGACAGGCCCTGTACGAGCGCAACCGCTACTCGCCCGCCATCCGTTCCAATGGCTTCCTGTTCGTCTCCGGCCAGGTCGGCAGCCGCGAGGATGGCTCGCCCGAACCGGACTTCGAAACCCAGGTGCGCCGCGCCTTCGAGAATCTCAACGCCGTGCTGGCCGCCGCCGGCTGCACGTTTGATGACGTGATCGACGTCACCGTGTTCATGGTCGACCCGGAGACGAACTTCGAGAAGGCGTGGGCGATCGTGCCGGAGTACTGGGGCGAGGCACCGCACCCGACGCTGACCGGTATCGGCGTGACCTGGCTGTATGGGTTCAAGTTCGAGATCAAGGTGATTGCGAAGCTGCCCTGA
- a CDS encoding helix-turn-helix domain-containing protein: MRTKPNAQPNQSLIDGIATLQALASSPEPVGCRELARQLDANPTRVNRLLKTLAYLGIARQTADRKYTAGPGMHVLAAQSLFASGLIRRALPVLESLRRFGHTVALGVLWNDSVSYLFHAPPGIEAARGLGRIGLLPATTSGIGIVLLAQLSDDEVREIYQDKPIPMFPEGIEQLLATLAVTRAQGHARVHVADERDHHIVAIAMGDPVHAGIATSGWIPESATAELVAALRTAAAEIG, encoded by the coding sequence ATGCGAACCAAGCCCAATGCCCAGCCCAACCAGAGCCTGATCGACGGCATCGCCACCCTTCAGGCACTGGCGTCGTCGCCCGAGCCGGTAGGCTGCCGTGAACTGGCCCGCCAGCTCGACGCCAACCCGACGCGGGTCAACCGCCTGCTCAAGACCCTGGCCTATCTGGGCATCGCACGGCAGACCGCCGACCGCAAGTACACCGCCGGCCCGGGCATGCACGTGCTGGCCGCGCAGAGCCTGTTCGCTTCCGGTCTGATCCGTCGCGCGCTGCCGGTGCTGGAAAGCCTGCGCCGCTTCGGCCACACCGTGGCACTGGGCGTGCTGTGGAACGACAGCGTCAGCTACCTGTTCCATGCGCCGCCGGGCATCGAGGCGGCACGGGGCCTGGGCCGCATCGGCCTGCTGCCGGCCACCACCAGCGGCATCGGCATCGTGCTGCTGGCGCAGCTGAGCGATGACGAAGTGCGCGAGATCTACCAGGACAAGCCGATCCCGATGTTTCCCGAGGGCATCGAGCAGCTGCTGGCGACGCTGGCAGTGACCCGTGCGCAGGGCCATGCCCGGGTGCACGTCGCTGACGAACGTGACCACCACATCGTCGCCATCGCCATGGGCGACCCGGTCCACGCCGGCATCGCCACGTCCGGCTGGATTCCCGAATCGGCCACTGCGGAACTGGTGGCGGCCCTGCGCACGGCGGCGGCGGAGATCGGCTGA
- a CDS encoding mandelate racemase/muconate lactonizing enzyme family protein, with amino-acid sequence MSAVTRVETFILTVPRSTPYLGPLGAGERVNTRGYLVRRGNGTLYPTVDRSVLVRVTTADGAVGWGETYGICAPRATCEIINDLLAPELLGRDPEDVEAIWDDLYGLMRVRGCGSGFHTDAIAALDIALWDLRARAADQPLWSLLGERRHERIAGYVSGLPAATLEEKVAMARTFQQQGHTAFKVHAVVSHDGIAEEMAALRQALGADAQLMVDLHWKFDLEGALQLAHQLQPVGLTFIEAPLKPEDVPGLVALGQQSPIPVAAGEEWPTEYVARPRVEGGSLAYVQPEMGHTGITQFLRIARLAAAHGVQVAPHATIGGGIFMAASLHASAVVEGLWRHEWQHSIFSRSVQMLDTDMAYTQDGYRLPSGPGLGATPNATFWHHAEAVA; translated from the coding sequence ATGAGCGCCGTCACCCGCGTCGAGACCTTCATCCTCACCGTGCCACGCAGCACGCCCTACCTGGGCCCGTTGGGCGCGGGCGAGCGGGTGAACACACGTGGCTACCTGGTGCGCCGGGGCAACGGCACGCTGTACCCGACCGTGGACCGCTCGGTGCTGGTACGGGTGACCACCGCCGACGGCGCCGTTGGCTGGGGTGAGACGTACGGCATCTGCGCACCGCGCGCGACCTGCGAAATCATCAATGACCTGCTGGCACCGGAGCTGCTGGGCCGCGACCCGGAAGATGTCGAGGCGATCTGGGACGACCTGTACGGCCTGATGCGCGTGCGCGGCTGCGGCAGCGGCTTCCACACCGATGCCATCGCCGCGCTGGACATCGCGCTGTGGGACCTGCGCGCACGCGCCGCGGACCAGCCGCTGTGGTCGCTGCTGGGAGAGCGGCGCCACGAGCGCATCGCCGGCTACGTGTCCGGCCTGCCCGCGGCCACGCTGGAGGAAAAGGTGGCCATGGCGCGCACGTTCCAGCAGCAGGGCCATACCGCCTTCAAGGTGCACGCGGTGGTCAGCCACGACGGCATTGCCGAAGAGATGGCGGCGCTTCGCCAGGCACTGGGCGCGGACGCCCAGCTGATGGTCGACCTGCACTGGAAGTTCGACCTTGAGGGTGCGCTGCAGCTGGCCCACCAGCTGCAGCCGGTGGGGCTGACCTTCATCGAGGCGCCACTGAAGCCGGAAGACGTGCCTGGACTGGTCGCGCTGGGCCAGCAGAGCCCGATTCCGGTGGCTGCAGGCGAAGAGTGGCCGACAGAATACGTGGCGAGGCCGCGCGTGGAAGGTGGAAGCCTGGCCTACGTGCAGCCGGAGATGGGCCACACCGGCATCACCCAGTTCCTGCGCATCGCCCGCCTGGCCGCCGCCCACGGCGTGCAGGTCGCACCGCACGCCACCATCGGCGGCGGCATCTTCATGGCGGCCAGCCTGCATGCATCGGCGGTGGTCGAAGGGCTGTGGCGGCACGAGTGGCAGCACTCGATCTTCTCTCGCTCGGTGCAGATGCTGGACACCGACATGGCCTACACGCAGGACGGCTATCGGCTGCCCAGCGGCCCAGGCCTCGGCGCTACGCCCAACGCGACGTTCTGGCATCACGCCGAAGCCGTGGCCTGA
- a CDS encoding TolC family protein produces MSNLTPRSLRAAGRVIAMLLGLAPAMQAMAQAAPSYDTLLERLDQLPGARVGAALAEAADARADQARALPNPSLSWSAENAWGTGSYGGMGRADTVLSLSQPLEIWGQRGARVRAARAEAQAANLRGTQSRSDVASQLAAVYAQAESALRRYALAEEALTLTRADANAVNAMVKQGREPQLRAVQAQSEVANATASLDEAQAYRDAALARLAGAALLDAPVQSIDSSLLDRTPPLPRGSGDAALAVRIAEAEAQASTRLVEVERKRALPDLSVTAAQTRFREDREQAYTLGVSLSIPLFDRNRGGVRAANAEQRAAEARLDQQRRDSEAERLSAVAGLKAAGSRTRAADESVAAAEEAYRLARIGFDAGRISQLELRSTRSALIAARGTAVDARLSRVGAEIDLARLEGRTPFVEVH; encoded by the coding sequence ATGTCGAACCTGACACCTCGGTCGCTGCGTGCGGCCGGGCGGGTCATTGCCATGTTGCTGGGCCTTGCCCCGGCAATGCAGGCAATGGCACAAGCCGCCCCTTCCTACGACACCCTGCTTGAACGCCTGGACCAGCTGCCCGGCGCCCGCGTCGGCGCCGCCCTGGCCGAGGCCGCCGACGCGCGTGCCGACCAGGCCCGTGCGTTGCCCAACCCTTCCCTTTCCTGGTCCGCCGAAAACGCCTGGGGCACCGGCTCCTACGGCGGCATGGGCAGGGCCGATACCGTGCTCAGCCTGTCCCAGCCGCTGGAAATCTGGGGCCAGCGTGGCGCGCGTGTCCGTGCCGCGCGTGCCGAGGCACAGGCAGCCAACCTGCGGGGTACCCAAAGCCGCAGCGATGTGGCCAGCCAGCTGGCGGCGGTGTATGCACAGGCGGAAAGTGCACTGCGCCGCTACGCCTTGGCCGAAGAGGCGCTGACCCTCACCCGTGCTGACGCCAACGCCGTCAACGCGATGGTCAAGCAGGGCCGCGAACCGCAGCTGCGTGCGGTGCAGGCGCAGAGCGAGGTGGCCAACGCCACCGCCTCGCTGGATGAAGCGCAGGCCTACCGCGATGCCGCACTGGCACGGCTGGCAGGTGCCGCGCTGCTGGATGCGCCGGTGCAGTCGATCGACAGCAGCCTGCTGGACCGCACGCCGCCGCTGCCGCGTGGAAGCGGGGATGCCGCGCTGGCGGTGCGCATTGCCGAAGCCGAAGCACAGGCCAGCACGCGCCTTGTCGAGGTGGAGCGCAAGCGCGCCCTGCCCGACCTCAGCGTGACCGCCGCACAGACGCGCTTCCGCGAGGATCGCGAACAGGCCTACACGCTGGGGGTGAGCCTCTCCATCCCACTGTTCGACCGCAACCGCGGCGGCGTCCGCGCGGCCAATGCCGAACAGCGCGCGGCCGAGGCGCGCCTGGACCAGCAACGCCGCGACAGCGAGGCCGAACGCCTCTCGGCCGTGGCCGGGCTGAAGGCCGCCGGCAGCCGCACACGCGCCGCGGATGAAAGCGTGGCCGCCGCCGAGGAAGCCTACCGGCTGGCCCGCATCGGCTTCGATGCCGGACGCATCTCGCAGCTGGAACTGCGCAGCACGCGCAGCGCCCTCATCGCCGCCCGCGGCACCGCCGTGGATGCGCGCCTGTCGCGCGTCGGCGCCGAAATCGATCTTGCCCGCCTGGAAGGGCGCACCCCGTTCGTGGAGGTTCACTGA
- a CDS encoding efflux RND transporter periplasmic adaptor subunit: MMFSRTFSLLSVALLSALLAGCTGTAQAPPAGGDDDHGHAPGSAEATPAAAADADEGVVQLTPEQIKASAIEVVAIGRGGGGSTRLSGRVEPSIGARASVASTVTGRVERVLVAPGTAVKQNQALASVVSGEAAVFRANALAAAAEAKAARLAHGRDKALVEQGVVARQDLETSHARAMAAQAQAAAAQAQAAANGSPDSSGRVRITSPVAGIVGNVQVTPGGVVAAGSVVADVADPAMNELVFTAPPALAAQVTPGMTMEVSVPGGSFTATVTGSAADVRQQGGVAVIRAMPVDAALPPAGSPVSAVVVIEGQEGSLSVPADAVQNVDGRSAVFVAVDGGFRAQPVLAGRRAGNRIEILGGLTGNERIAGANAFLLKAELAKGEAEHGH; encoded by the coding sequence CTGATGTTTTCCCGCACTTTTTCGTTGCTGTCCGTGGCGCTGTTGAGCGCGCTGCTGGCCGGCTGCACTGGCACTGCACAGGCTCCACCAGCTGGCGGCGACGACGACCACGGCCATGCGCCGGGCAGCGCTGAAGCCACGCCCGCCGCCGCAGCCGACGCCGATGAGGGCGTGGTGCAGCTCACGCCGGAACAGATCAAGGCGTCCGCCATCGAGGTGGTCGCCATTGGCCGTGGCGGCGGTGGCTCGACCCGGCTGTCCGGGCGGGTCGAGCCATCGATAGGTGCGCGCGCCTCGGTGGCCTCGACCGTGACCGGCCGCGTCGAACGCGTACTGGTGGCACCGGGCACGGCGGTGAAGCAGAACCAAGCCCTGGCCAGCGTGGTCAGCGGTGAGGCGGCCGTGTTTCGCGCCAACGCGCTGGCCGCCGCCGCCGAAGCCAAGGCCGCACGCCTGGCCCACGGTCGTGACAAGGCGCTGGTGGAACAAGGCGTGGTCGCACGCCAGGATCTGGAAACCTCGCATGCACGGGCCATGGCGGCACAGGCCCAGGCCGCCGCCGCGCAGGCCCAGGCCGCCGCCAACGGTTCGCCGGACAGCAGCGGCCGCGTGCGCATCACCAGCCCGGTAGCCGGCATCGTCGGCAACGTGCAGGTCACCCCGGGTGGCGTCGTCGCTGCCGGCAGCGTCGTGGCCGATGTCGCCGATCCGGCGATGAACGAACTGGTGTTCACCGCACCACCGGCGCTGGCCGCACAGGTCACGCCCGGCATGACGATGGAAGTGAGCGTGCCGGGTGGCAGCTTCACCGCCACCGTCACCGGTTCGGCCGCCGATGTGCGCCAGCAGGGCGGCGTCGCGGTGATCCGTGCCATGCCGGTGGACGCTGCGCTGCCGCCGGCCGGTTCACCGGTATCGGCGGTGGTGGTCATCGAGGGCCAGGAGGGCTCGCTCAGCGTCCCCGCCGATGCGGTGCAGAACGTCGATGGCCGCAGCGCGGTGTTCGTCGCCGTCGACGGCGGCTTCAGGGCGCAGCCGGTGCTGGCCGGCCGCCGTGCCGGTAACCGCATCGAGATCCTCGGCGGCCTGACCGGCAACGAGCGCATCGCCGGTGCCAACGCCTTCCTGCTCAAGGCCGAACTGGCCAAGGGCGAAGCCGAGCACGGCCACTGA